The region CTCAGGAACATAATCAAGTGAAAAGGCAAACTGTAAAAGAATAAACTCggcatgatttcattcatatatttgaaaacatGCAAAGCCAACACAAACACGTTAATAAAACTATAAAGCAAAGCAACGGAATGACTGAAACAGGACAGTGTCTCCCCCACCAGGGAGGGGCAACAGCAGGAACTTCGAAGGAAATGGTAACCTTCTCAAATGCAGTGGGGCTGTTGTTTCctcttaattttataaatgtgttCTTGTAGCTCCTCactaattaaaaacaacaacaacaacgagtccaggcatggtggctcatgcctgtaatcccagcactttgggaggccaaggtgggcagatcacctgaggtcagcagttcaagaccagcctgaccaacatggtgaaaccccatctctacaaaagtacaaaatttaacagggcatgatggcgggtgcctgcaatcccagttacttgggaggctaaggcaggagaatcgcttgaacccaggaagtgagcaaagatcacgccattgcactccagcttgggcaacagagagactccatctcgaaaaataaaacaaaacacacaaaaaaatatgaaaataagatattgtgggctgggcgcagtggctcatacctgtaatcccagcactttgggaggctgaggcaggtggatcacctgaggtcaggagttccagaccagcctgaccaacatggagaaaccccgtctctactaaaaatacaaaaacaattagccgggcatggtggcgcatgcctgtaatcccagctaccgagAGGTtgcagcaggagaattgcttgaacccgggaggcggaggttttggtgaaccgagatcgcaccattgcactccagcctgtgtaacaagagtgaaactctgtctcaaaaaagaaaaagagaaagaaagaaaataagaaattgtgGAGGGCAAAGGATGAAACAGGATAAGGTGAGTCTGCTAATGCGTCTGTGCAGCCCAAAGTGCCAGGCACACCAAGTTCCTCCTGTCATTAAAAAATAGCAACAGAGCATGCCTGTTACAAAAACAACCAGCCAAGCAGCTCAGATCTTTGTGGGCATGGGCAgagcctgtcagagggtgggttTCTCTGAAGGTTCTTGGGGGTCAAGCATGTTCATTCATGGGAGGCCCCCCAGCAGTATCTATGGACTTTCACTTAACCCCATTTTTTGGTCTAGCCTCTCACCCACCCCTCCCCAGTACGCCTAAGACCCGAAGCTTCTCTGGTTCCATTTATCCTTCAAATAATCCTCACGTCACACCACCCCACCCAGAGGTGTAGCTGCTGGCTGCATGATGTGGGTGGGGTGTGGGTGGGATGTGGGGGAGCGGCACCCCACTGATCCTTACATAGACTTTCCATCGGTCCCCATTGTTGGCCGAAGCCTCACCTCACCCTCCATGGTCCTGGTGGAGTTCCTGAGCCCCTCCGGGGCTCTGGCAGGTAATTCCACTTGCCTTTTGGCCCCACCTTTTGGGAACACATAATTTCAGCTCTTAATTCTCCATCCACTTTCCATCTTTGAAAATGTCAGCcaggcggccgggcacggtggctcacacctgtaatcccagcactttgggaggccaaggcaggcagatcaccaggtcaggagatcaagaccatcctggccggccaggagtggtggctcacacctgtaatcccagcactttgggaggctgaggcaggtggatcacaaggtcaggagatcgagaccatcctggctaacacggtgaaacctcgtctctactaaaaatacaaaaaattagcttggcgtggtggcaggcacctgtagtcccagctacttgagaggctgaggcaggagaatggcgtgaacccagaaggtggagcttgcagtgagccaagatcgtgccactgcactccagcctggcaacagaacaagagtctgtctcaaaaaaaaaaaaaaaaattgtcagccaggcacggtagctcacgcctataatcctagcactttgggagacggaggtggaggcaggtgccaGGAATTCAaattcagcctggccaacatggtgaaaccccgtctatactaaaaatacaaaaaaattagctgggcacggccaggcgctgtggctcacacctgtaattccagcacttcgggaggccaaggcaggcggatcacaaggtcacgagtttgagacccgcctggccaacatggtgaaaccccgtctctactaaaaatacaaaaattagccaggcatggtggcgggcacctgtaatcccagctactcgggaggctgaggcaggagaatcgcttgaacccaggaggcggaggttgcagtgagccgagatcacgccattgcactcctgcctgagcaacaagagcaaaactgtctcaaaaaagaaaaaaaaaatcggccgggcatggtggcgggtgtctgtaatcccagcaactcgggaggctgaataacttgaacccgggaggtggaggttgcagtgaaccgagattgtgccactgcactccagccccggcaacagagtgagaaaaaagaaaatgtggtcaggCTTTGTGTTCTACTGTCTTCCCtcctgttttctttccctttgtatatatttttggttttctgtactaTCATCTTAGAGAGATCCTAAGAGAAAACTGAGACGAACACGTGTTTAGGCCTGCCATGTGGAAATGGCGGTCTCTATTCACTCTATTTACACAGAAACATTTAGCAGCTCTTGAGGAGTCCAGAGAGGTGCAGGCCTAGCCCTCTCAGCACCACCCTCCACAGATGCCCAAACAGCCCCAGCGCATTTCTTTACCTTGATTTATTTCCTACTCATTTCCTCCAGCTGTGCAAGGGTAAAGGCAAAAGCACAAAGACCTGGGTTggaccctgcctccatttgccgcACCATGATCTTACCACATGGATTCTCAGAGCGTAACTGCTGCCCCATGGACCAGGTTAGCTAAGAGAGGTTCCATGAAACTGCTGTTGCAGACATACTTCTAACTATAAAATGCCAAACCTGGGAAAGAATGTTTGGATTCTCATAGCCTGGATCAGTAGGACACTGCCTTGGCCTGCTGGTGCCCCACCCCCAACTCACCCAGGCCAGGGGAGGTAAAGCCCCAGCCCCTGAGACCCTCAGGCATCCTGCGGTTTCCAGGCCCTACAGAGGGTCCCAGAAACAGCCCCAGCAACAAAGTGAGGGGCCAGAAACTATGCAAAGATGGAGGGAGGCTGAGAAACAAGTCAGTGCTTTATTAACCTGGCAAAGGGGCAGCTAGGCGGCGTGAGCAGCCCCTGCCAGACCCTCCTCTGCACTCCTCTGCCTAAGTCACGGCCCAAGCCCTGGACACGTAGGAGTGTAGGTGGGCAGGGGCACGGCCAAGGAAGAGGTGGAGTTGTCCAATGCAGATGTTAAGGTCCAACCCTACTTCCTTACTGAGTCTAGGGGTGGGGGCCCCCCTCTCACCCCTTCCTCCCTGTACAGCTCTGGCTCTTCCTGGAGTCAGGAGGCTGTGTGTCCCACATCTGCTGTGGTCTGGAAGGTGATCCCATCCCCAGGCAATGGGGAGGCCAGGAAGGGCCAGAGCCAGACAAGGGCCCAGCGGGGCCCCAGGGCTGCCTGCAGGTTGTGGCAGGGACCCAGGTCATAGGAGTGCTGGCCCCGAGCCCACTCCCATGTGGTCTGGCCCCGCAGCAGCAGCATCCCATGGAAGAGCAGCCCAGCCCCGCACAGCAGCGCACCCGCCACGCACGTATCCGTCACGAAGGCCAAGGCAAACTGTGCCAGAGACACTCTGCCTGCAATAAAAGAGCAGAGAGGGTCAGGGAGGGGCAGTGGGGTCCGGCTTTCCTTCCACCCGCTCCCCTCCACCACAAAGCAGGGCTCATTCCTCCGCTCAGCAAACCCTTGTGTCGATACTCGCTGGCCAGCCCGTGCTGGGTGACAAGAACGCACTGGTAAACTGGGCAGACGCAGCCCCCTACTTGGGATACGGCTTCATTCCTGCATCACAGACTTGGTGAGCACCTCCTCAGCCCTGGAGGCGGTGCCAGGCACTAGAGGGTGTCTCTGCCCTTGGGGAGCTCACAGACATTAAAGAGGCCATtcttggctggatgcggtggctcacacctgtaatcccagcacttcgggagggcgAAGcagatagatcacctgaggtcaggaatttgagaccagccttgacaacacggtaaaaccccgtctctactaaaaaatacaaaaattagccagatgtggtggcaggcgcctgtaatcctggctactcaggaggctggggggctcaggcaggagaatcgctttaacctgggaggcggaggttgcagtgagctgagatcacgccactgcactccagcatgggcaacagagcgagactccatctcaaaaaaaaaaaaaaaaaaaaaggccgggcgcggtggctggtgcctgtaatcccagtattttgggaggccaaggcgggtggatcacgaggtcaggagttccagaccagcctgaccaacatggtgaaactccgtctctactaaaaatacaaaaattaaccaggtgtggttgcgcacgcctgtaatcccagctactcaggaggctgaggcaggataatcgcttgaacccgggaggtagaggctgcagtgagccaagattgcgccattgcactccagcctgggtgacagagtgagaaaaaaaaaaaaaaagccattctcAGTTACTTAATGTGTGCTGCCGCAGAAAAGCCAGTATCCTGTGCCATCTTGGCCCACAGTCAGCAACAAGTACCTGCTGAACTAATGGACTACGAGAGGCCATGAAATGTTAcgctaagtgagagaagccaggcaCCAAAGGTCACATGTTTATCATCCCACTTATGTGTAACATCCTGAATAGGCAagtccacagagacagaaagattagtggttgccaggggctaaggGGATTAGGGAGGAATATGGAGGGACCactaatgggtatggggtttctttttagggtgaaaatgttctggaattagacagtggtgatggttgcactacATCATGAAtgtactaaaagccactgaattgtacactttaaaatagtgaaaatgggccaggtgtggtggctcatgcctgtaatcccagcactttaggaggctgaggcaggtggatcacctgaggttaggagttccagaccagcctggccaacatggagaaactctgtctgtactaaaaatacaaaaaattagtcgggcgtggtggcgcatgcctgtaatcccagctactcgggaggctgaagcaagagaatcacttgaacctgggaggcggaggttgtggtgagccgagatcgtgccattgcactccagcctgggcaacaagagcgaaactccatctcaaaaaaaaaaaaaaaaaaccattctgTTTGAAGGTCCTGAGGCAGGCCAAAGGCACTTGTGAGACAAGCAGGTGGACGGTCTGCAGGTCTGCAAGCACAGGGAGAAGCCCAGGCTGGACAAACAGTTCTGCGAGTAGGGGGTGCAAGGCAGCCCTGAGACTGTGGGCGCAGCTAGACCTGCCAAAGTGTGTAGAGTGAGGGGGGAATGGCGCCTAGACAGGAGCACGGGGAAATCGGTTCTTAGGGATCAGATATAAGATGAGAAAGGGCAACCAGAAAGGAAGGTGAACGCACCAAGGTCCCAGCCATTGGTGATGCCAGGCGGAGAACGCTTCACGGGGGCTGGGGGCCAGCAGTGTCATGAGTCTAAAAGGTCTCATAAAGCAAGAAAGTGTCCTGGAGTGTGTGGAGACAGATCCCTGGGTGAGTGGTGGTGGCAGAAGCCAGGCTGGAGCAGGCAGGGAATGAGCAGCCATGAGCCTGGGCAAGTCCCTTGGGAAGCTCAGAGCAGGGCAAGCGCTGGAGGAGGATATGAGGGCAAGGGAGGGTTTGTCCAAGGTGGGAAACCAGGAGGGCAGAGGAGGCCTGGCCTGCAGAAGAGGCAGACGCCACAGCCTGAGGCCTCCAAGCAGGGAGGTAGGCACCAAATACAAGAAGCTGGGGGCAGTCAGCTGGGCTCGGGGAGTTGAGGACAGCACAATTTGGGATGTGCCAGCTGATGTCTCACTTTCTCAGTGCCAGAGCTTGGAATGTGGGAGAGCAGGGAAGGTTTGAGCTGCTGTCGCTGGGGGTAGCAAGCTTACAAGCAAACGGGAAGGCCAGGCATAGCCGAGGGCCTGCTGAGGTCAGCAGCCATGAACATGGCATGGCATCAACCTGCCACAGACTGCCAATGCCTCTGGCTCTCAGCAGCCAGAGGCAGACACAGAGAAGCCAGGAAGGCACTGTGGAAGGAAGATGAGGGAGGAAGTTTGCGATGctggcaggagaatggtgagagGGATGAGCTCTGAGCTGGACGTCGGTGGCGAAGGTGGAAAGGCACAGACGGGCGGTGAGGGCCACGAGCCTGCAGGCTCATGGACCAGGTGCCAGGGCGTGGAGGAGTAAAAGACGGAGAGAAGAGGAGGTGGGCAGCAGAAAGAGGAAGATGGGTGGTTTGTGGGGGTGACTCATTTTTGGATTCTGACCAGGACTGGGGTGTGGAcatgggaggaggggaaggaaggaaaaatgaaggAGGAGGCCAAGAGCTAAGCCATCCAGGCATTGAGGGGGCTGTTCATGCAAACTTCCAGACACCTTTGATTTCCACAGGGCCCAGGGCGAAGAGAGAGTCTGTGACTGGAGCCAGAGTCTTCCGTGACTGAGGGGAGTGAGTGTTGACCACAAGGTGGTAGGGCAGTGCGGCTGGAGGGCCGGGACTCATGGAGGGAGGGATCATTGAAGAGGGCAGAGGAGGACCCATTGGGAAGCTGGTGTGGGCAGATGAAGACTCTGATAACCCCAGTGGGCcgcttcccgaggcctcccctGGGCTGTAGGTGGGGTCCATGCACAGAGCTGGGCTTGGATAGGATGAGGAGGCACAGTGACTACCCGGAGTAGCCGGGGAGGTTCCTCAACCACAGATCAAAGTGACAGAGGGAACCATGGAAAGGTCAGGAGGAAGGAATGGGGGCGAGAAAGGCCAAAGCATTCTGGGGGTAGAGAACAAAGAGTAAAAAGGACCAGCGAGGCTTCTATCTGTAGATGGGGGAAGAGGAACATATGTGTCGTCTAGAACATGGCATCTCAGGCAGCCTGCTGATCCAAGTCTGCCCTCCCCAGCTTCCCATAACTGGGCCTTCCCCTGCCTGTCACTTTCACTGGCTCCCCACTGTCCAGTCAAATAGGAGCCATCTCCTCACACCAGTTCTCAGGACCCCACCAGCCAAGCCTCCCCTACCAATCTGGCCTTAATTCTCACAATTCCCTGCCCACTCTCCAAGCCTTTGTTCCTGCTGCTTCTCTCACTTAGAAATGCTCCTAGAATGCACTTCCACATCCCACCATGCAGACTCCCACGAGTCTTTCTCCTCTCTCAACAACTCCAGGAATCTCCAAATTCTCCAGCCAGAACGCTGCACTTGTCTCAACACACCAGTTTCCGTACTGCACCCCCGGGTGAATACCAAGCTGCCCTTACTGGCCATCACTGACACTGGAGCTGGGTCCCCCAGGCCAGAAAGCCCGTCTCCCACCAGAATGGGCTGTACTCCCCAGCCCAATACCAGGGCCCCTGCCTCTGTGCAGAGGCCTCCCAGGCTCCCCACCTGTGAGCAACATGAGCCAGGGAAGCAGGAGGAGGGCAGCCATGTGGAGGGGCGTGTGGGCTCGCAGCAGGGCCGACAGTGCAGGGCCCAGCAGCACAGAGACGTGGAGCAGGACGCCGGCGGCATGAAGCAGCAGGCACAGGAAGGGCCGGTAGTTGCCGAAGCCCACGCAGCGGCCCAGCAGGCGGCAGTGGTGGTCCCGACGCAGGATGCAGACGCGGCAGGCAGAGCAGTGTCCGCTGCGTGGCGGCACCTGGCTTTGGCACTGGTAGCAGTAACTGCAGGAAGGAACCACAGGGTCAGTTCCCCCAGCAGCTCAGATGCCCCATATTGTGCACAGGGCTGCCCCAGAGCCCATCCTGCGGAAGTGGCAACAGCCATTTGCCCTGgctaagcctcaatttctttaCAAGTAAATGCAGGCTAAACAAGATGTCCCAGGCCCTTCTAGTTCTAGCACTACAGGTCTGAGGTCTCTTCCAGCCCTAACATCCCCAGTCCTGAGACCTCTCTCAAGCCACTGACATCCAGCAGCAAATCTCTCCCCTCCTCCACAGTCACCCCTTTGTCCAGGTCACTAGGAACTCTCTGGATTACTGCAATAGCCTCTTGACTGGTCTCCGATTCCACCTTTGCCCCACCTCGTACAGTCTCACCCCAGCAACCAAACTGACCctcctctgcttaaaaccctccTGTGGTTCTCCAATTTATTTCTAGTAAAAAGCAAAGCCTTCAGTGTCCTACAACATCCTTCTATCTGTGACATCTCTTCCCCTCtcttactgcactccagccacactggccttcttgctGTTCTGGGAACATACATGCTGGGTACACAActgcctcagagcctttgcaccACTTGttacctctgcctggaacaccttTCCCTCAGATTCCCACATGGCTaaccgccccccaccccctccaagTTTTTTGCTCAAATGCCTCCTTCTCTATGAGGTCTACCTTGaccacatatttatgtatattattttaaaaattaatttaaaaaaatttttagggacagagtctcgctacgttacccaggctggagtgtagtggttgttcacaggtgtgatcatagcacactacagcctcagcctcagcgAAAGCCTCTGCCTGGCATAAAATGTGTGTGTAGAGCCTGTACctggtgtaatttttttttctaattataaattgACAAATTCCAGTTGTATATACTTATGGGATACCaagtgatgttatgatttatCAGTACAGCTTGgaataaatcaagctaattaggaTAGCCATTACCTCAAACACCCatatttttgtgatgagaatTTACCAcctgtttatttatgtatttatgtatttatttatttgagacggagggagtctcgttctgtcacccaggctggagtgcagtggctcgatctgggctcactgcaacctccgcctcccaggttcaaacaattctcttgcctcagcctccccagtagctgagattacaggcacgtgcagccatgcctgactaatttttttatatttttagtagagacggggtttcaccacgttggctaggctggtaaacttctgaccttaagtgatccgcaggcctcggcctcccaaagtgctgggattacaggtgtgagccaacgcacccggccTAACCACCTATTTAATATTGAAACTTGCAACCCCTTTACCCTGCTCTACTTCTTGTTTCCAAACTACTATCACCTTCTAGCATTCTATATGATTTGCTTATTATTCCTCTAGTTTCTCATCTGCACCCCCCTCAAATCAGGGATTTGTTCTATTGTACCCTTCGTCCCTGTAACAAAACCTTGCACCTAGTAGGCGCCCAATAAGTATTTGCGAGTGAATAAATAACACTCAATTCTAGCTCTTCCATCCCAGGTTCTAAAAAAATTTCTGATTCTAACAATCTGGATCCTAATGTAACCCGGTTCTAACATCTCAGGTCTTGGGGCCCCTCCCCCCTGTCCAAGGCTCCCACTTCTCCCCGCCCGATCCCGCACCCCACTCACGCCCAGCCCTGGCCCAGACCGCGGCCGGCCAGCATCACGCCCCGGATGCTGGGATCCGAGCGCAGGAAGAGCCCCACGTTGCCCAGCAGGTTGAGCAGCTGGAAGGCGGCCAGCGCCAGCTGCAAGGCCCGGGCCAGGGGTCCCAGCGGCGGCGGCCCGGGACCGAGCACCAGCACGTAAGCCAGCTCCAGGCCCACGGCCGCGGCCCACAGCGCGGTGAGCACGAGAGGCAGCCGCGCGGGCGCCCCGTCCGTGCTCCCAGCCGCCCAGGGCTGCCCCATGGCCTGGACACCCAGCTGTCGGAGCCGGAGGACTAGGCTGCTTCCGTATTGGGGCGGAGATAGCGGCAGACGGACGTCTGCTACGGCCAATAGAAGCTCGGAAGGGGGGTGCGGCGAGCGCTCAGACTCTCAGGGAACGGCCGGCCCACGCGGCGAGTTGATCTGGCCAACGGACCAGCAGTGGAGGCGCTCGGAATCCTGCGGCGCTGGAGCCCGGATGACGCCGCGGCGTGATTGACCCGCCCACCCTGGAGGCCCCTCCCCTCCCGTCGGAGTCCCGCCCGCTGGCGCGGGGGCCAGGAGTGCTCGGGGGATTGAGTTGCAGCCGGGGTGGTGTCGGGGTTTCCCGGCTCAGCACATTCTCCCCTACTCCCCCCAGCCGCCCCGATATTAATAGCCCTGCCGCAGCCCATCCAGCTGGCTCAGAGCCGTTCCCCATGCCCGGGTGTCTCCCTTCATCACCCCAGAAAACATGCAAAACAGCTCGGCGCCTCTGTGTTCCTgactgtgaaatggggataggTCTCTGTGTCCCACCAGCGAGGTGCTGGAAGAGGCTCACGAGGAGCTCCAGAGGGCAGCCTCTAGAGCGGCCCGCGGCCACTATTATTATCGGCCTTTCTATTGTGGAGaggaggaaacagactcagagaggTCCCGTGGatttctcaaggtcacacagcgccCCAGCAGCGGAGCAGCAATGCAAACCCAGGATCTCCGCCGCGAGATCCACCCCGGCGCCCCCGAGTCCCGCAGTTCCCGGCTTCAGGACAACCCCTTGCCAGGTCCAACCCGAGCTCCTTCACCCCCATCCGGCCCCTCCCTCCTCACCCATATTTAGTGCGAATTCGatctggggctgggctgggccctACTTAATGGGGCCCGGGTGTCCGAGAGCGCGCCGAGCGGAGCGAAGCCAGGAGCCCGATCGAGATGATGATGGTTATGCAGCCCGAGGGTCTGGGGGCCGGGGAGGGGCGCTTcgcgggcggcggcgggggcggcgaGTACATGGAACAGGAGGAAGACTGGGACCGCGACCTGCTGCTGGACCCGGCCTGGGAGAAGCAGCAGCGGAAAGTGAGTGCTCGCCCATTTCCTGACAGCAAAACCGAGGCCTGAGAGGCCGGGCGGTTTGTCCTGGGCATCTCAGCAGTGCAGGGGCAGAGCTTGTCTTTAACCTAGAGTGCTAATCCCCAGCCCAGGCTCTGCCCATCAGCTGCCTGCTGTCCCCAGGGCTGAAGGAGAGGGCTGGGAGCCCTCAAGAGGGGTTTAAAATGACAAGAGAGTTTCtgggctccccacccccaccagggtTCATTCCCCTGGGCCCACTGCCCCACTTCTGCTGCTGAAAACAGGCTGGGCAAACCCCAGGAGATCCAAGTTAGGGGGTTCAGGAAGAAGAATCTTCTTCTAGTTAAATATTCCCAGACCCCACCCTGAAGGCTTGCAGTCAGGCAACTAGTGGACTTGGGAGTGTGGGGGTGGTGAGAAGGGTCCTCTCAGACCCCACCCCACCTCGTCTCCGGGGTGGGGTCCATAGTCGCTGTATCTCATTTAACaattgaagaaactgaagcccagaaagaGCACAGACAGGCCCCACATCACAGACTGTCAGACATCAGGAGCCCCGCAACCTGAGGATCTTTACCCTTTTCCCCACCCCCATTCTTTCCCAAGATACCCCAGGCATGGGGCCCTGAGTCTGCTGAAAAGGCCATAGGTCGGGGAGGAGGGGAGACCTGGGGCCCCTTACGCAGTAACCTGACTCTCCAGCCAGATGGACACTTAGTGCTGAGGCAGCACCTCGGGGGCGCCGAAGAGGGGCACAGGGGCAGCTGCTACCCAGGCCCAGCCCATTGGGCACTCAGGGCCCCTCCCTCCCTGAGCTATTTTCACTCCCAGACTTTCCCAAGTAGAGGGGGCAGGACACCTGGGTTCCCAAAGGGAAAATGATCCAGGCCAGAGGGAGAATACTTTGGAGAGTGGCAGGCCAGGGGCAACCAGGAGGGCACTATGAGGCCATTGGACCCTGCTCAGCATGTGCCAACACTGTACGACTCCAGGAGAGG is a window of Gorilla gorilla gorilla isolate KB3781 chromosome 9, NHGRI_mGorGor1-v2.1_pri, whole genome shotgun sequence DNA encoding:
- the ZDHHC24 gene encoding probable palmitoyltransferase ZDHHC24 isoform X2 translates to MGQPWAAGSTDGAPARLPLVLTALWAAAVGLELAYVLVLGPGPPPLGPLARALQLALAAFQLLNLLGNVGLFLRSDPSIRGVMLAGRGLGQGWAYCYQCQSQVPPRSGHCSACRVCILRRDHHCRLLGRCVGFGNYRPFLCLLLHAAGVLLHVSVLLGPALSALLRAHTPLHMAALLLLPWLMLLTGRVSLAQFALAFVTDTCVAGALLCGAGLLFHGMLLLRGQTTWEWARGQHSYDLGPCHNLQAALGPRWALVWLWPFLASPLPGDGITFQTTADVGHTAS